Part of the Desulfosalsimonas propionicica genome is shown below.
CGGCAGAAGGCGGGCAAAACATCGTGCAGACCGCCCTGGAAAACTACGGCACCGTGGACATCCTGATTAACAACGCCGGGATTCTGCAGGACAAAAGCTTTGTGAAAATGACTCCCGACACCTGGCAGGCCGTGCTCGACGTGCACTTAAACGGGGCCTGCAACGTCACCCGGCCGGCATTTTCCGTTATGCGCGAAAAGGGCTACGGCCGGATCATCATGACCACTTCAGCCGCCGGGCTTTACGGCAATTTCGGCCAGGCCAACTATTCAGCCGCCAAAATGGGTCTGGTGGGATTGATGAACACCCTCAAGCTCGAAGGCCGCAACCACAACATTTTTGTCAATACCGTCGCCCCCCTGGCCGCCTCCCGGCTCACCGAGGACGTAATGCCCGCCGAATTTCTCGACAAGCTCCGCCCTGAATTTGTCTCACCACTGGTGATATTTCTCTGCTCTGAGAGATGTCCGGTTTCCGGCCATATTTACAACGCCGGCATGGGCAGCTTTAACCGCGCCGCAGTCATCACCGGCCCGGGCGCCGTGGCAGGAGATCCGGAATCGATTCCCACGGCCGAACAGGTGAAAGGCACACTCAATCAGATCCAGTCCCTGAAAGACGGCAAAGAATACAGGGAATTAAACGAGCAGGTGGCAGACGTGATCAACGCGTTTTCCCGGCCGGCCAGAGATAATGGAGAATCCGCGGATTCGAAAAAATTCACCGATCCGGCCGCCGTGTTTGAAGCCATGCCCCGGGCCTTTAACCCGGATGCGGCCAGGGGCGTGGACGTGGTCTTTCAGTATCATATCTCCGGGGATACGGGCGGTGACTGGTATTGTGCTGTATCAGAGGGAGCCTGCACGGTGTCGCCGGGAACCCATGAAAACCCCACCTGCACACTGAAAATGGCAGATCATGATTTTCTTGCCATGATCAACGGCGAACTGCCGGCCATGCAGGCCTTTACCGCGGGCAAACTCAAAATCAGCGGAGACGTGATGAAATCCCAGCTCATTGAGAAACTCTTTGCCCTATAAATTGTCTGAACCGCTGCCAACACTTTAAAAATAAAAAAAAGGAGTGAAAACATGATCGGCATCACTTCATACGGCGCATACATACCCCGGCTTCGGCTTTCGCGTTCAGCCATCTACCAGGCCATGGGCTGGTTTGCCCCGGCCATTGTCATGGTGGCCCAGGGCGAGCGCTCCATGTGCAACTGGGACGAAGACGCACTGACCATGTCCGTGGAAGCTTCCAGAAACGCCCTGCAGAAAGCGGACAAAGAAACTGTTGACGGGATTTATCTGGCATCCACCTCGTTTCCCTTTGCAGACCGGCAAAACGCCGGCATTGTATCCACCGCCTTAAATCTTCGCGAGGACATCACGTCTGCGGATTTCACCGCCGCCCAGAAGGCCGGGACCACGGCCCTGGCCACCGCTCTGGACGCGGCTGCGGGAAAAACGGACAAAACCCTGCTGATCACGGCCGCAGACTGCCGCCAGACCAAGCCCGGGGGTTTTTACGAGATGTGGTACGGAGACGGGGCGGCCTCCTTTGTGGTGGGCAGCAAAAACGTGATTGCCCAGTACCAGGGAAGTTATTGCGTATCCTGCGATTTTGTGGACCATTACCGGGGAGCACAGAACCGGTTCGATTATACCTGGGAGGAGCGCTGGGTAAGAGATGAGGGCTATTCAAAGATTATTCCCCAGGCTGTCAACGGGCTTTTAGAAAAGCTGAATCTGGGTATCGATGAAATCGACCGACTGGTCTATCCTTGCTATTTCAAGGCCGAGCACAAAAAAATCGCCCGAAAACTGGGGGCAGACCCGGAAAAGGTCATGGACAACATGCACGAAGTCTGCGGGGATACCGGTTCTGCCCACGCACTTTTGATGCTGGCCGCAGCCCTGGATGCCGCAGAGCCCGGTGAAAACATCGTGGTGGCCGGATTCGGCCAGGGAAGTGATGCCCTGTGCTTTACAGTCACAGAAGAAATCGCCCGGTTCAAACAAACGCCCAGGGTTCAAAGCGTTTTGGACAACCGGGAATCTGTTGACAACTACCCCAAGTGGCTGGTGTTCCGGGATCTTCTGGAGCCGGAGATGGGCATCCGGGCAGAAGCCCCCACCCAGACGGCCATGACCACCCTGTGGCGCAAACGCAAAATGATCCTTGGGCTGGTGGGCGGCAAATGCAGCAACTGCGAAACGCCCCAGTTTCCCAAAACCGAAGTGTGCGTCAATCCCGGATGCACAGCCCGCCACACCCAGCAGGATTACGAGTTTGCCGGCCAGCCCGCACGGGTCAAGACGTTTACCGGTGATATGCTGGCGGTATCCTATGACCCGCCCCACATCTACGGCATGATTCAGTTTGACAACGGCGGCCGGTTCATGGCCGATTTCACCGACTGCAAGCTATCTGAAGTCAAGGTGGGACTGCCCATGCAGATGGTGTTTCGCAAACGCACCCAGGACAAGGAGCGCGGTTTTGTCAACTACTTCTGGAAGGCCCGGCCCGTTGCCGGAGCAGTCGAAGAAATGGCGAAAATCCGTTTTGACGGCCAGGTGGCGGTGATCACCGGGGCCGGCGGAGGCCTGGGAAGGGCCTATGCCCTGGAACTGGCATCCCGGGGCGCCAGTGTGGTGGTCAATGATCTGGGCGGTGCAAGAGACGGCACAGGCCGGGGCTCTGCTGCACCGGCCCAGCAGGTGGTGGATGAAATCACTGCGGCCGGCGGCCGGGCAGTTGCCAATTATGATAACGTGGCCACCGCCGAAAGCGGACAAAACATCATTGACTGCGCCCTTAAACATTACGGCCGGGTGGATATCGTGATCAACAACGCCGGAATCCTTCGGGACAAAAGCTTTACCAAGATGGAACCCGAAAACTGGAACGCAGTGCTGGCGGTTCACTTAAACGGCGCTTTCAACGTGAGCCGCCCGGCATTCGAGGTCATGCGCACCCAGGGCTACGGCCGGGTGATTATGACCACTTCGGCGGCCGGACTATACGGCAACTTCGGCCAGGCCAATTATTCGGCCGCCAAAATGGCCCTGGTGGGCATGATGAACACCCTGAAACTGGAAGGGGCCAAATACGACATTTGCGTCAACACCATCGCCCCCCTGGCCGCATCCCGACTGACCGAAGACATTATGCCCCGGGAAATGCTCGACCGGATGAAGCCCGAACTGGTCACGCCCATGGTGGTCTATCTGGCAAGCGATCAGTGCCGGGAATCGGGTCGTATCTACAATGCCGGCATGGGCTATTTCAACCGGGCCGCCATTCTCACCGGCAAAGGCGCCAGGCTGGGCAGCGGCGAAAACCCGCCCACCCCCGAAGAGGTGGCTGAAAACTTTGAACAAATCATGGACATGACCGGAGCAGAGCCCATTGATGACGCCAATGCCGCTTTGTTTGCATTGATGTCACCACAGGAAGCCAAAACAGCACCCTGAAAAACGATCCGTTTCGATTTGATCAATCCGAAAACCCGCAACAAAGAATTTTCGGAACAGCATAGGATAAATGAGGAGGCAGAATATGGCAACAGGCATAAGGGATAAAGTGGCAATCATCGGCATGGGATGCACCCGTTTCGGGGAAAGATGGGATGTGGGCGCAGAAGAACTCATGCTTGAAGCCTTTGAAGAGGGACTGACCGATGCCGGCATTGCACCGGCAGATATCCAGGCCGCATGGTTTGGCACGTGCATGGATGAAGTCAACGTGGGCAAAACCGCCATGCCCCTGGCCACCACTCTCAGGCTGCCCATGATTCCGGTCACCCGGGTGGAAAATTACTGCGCCACCGGCACCGAGGCTTTCAGGGGGGCTTGTTATGCAGTGGCATCCGGGGCATATGACATCTGCCTGGCCCTGGGTGTGGAAAAACTCAAGGATACCGGCTACGGCGGACTGCCTGCAGGCGGCTCCAACACCGGCTCGCTCATGTGGCAATGGTGGCCGAATTTGACCGCCCCGGGCTCTTTTGCCCAGCTGGCCAGCGCCTATGCCGCCAAGTACCGGATCCCGGACGCGGATCTGAAACGGGCCATGGCCCACGTATCGGCCAAAAGCCATGAAAACGGGGCTCTGAACCCCAAGGCGCATCTGCAAAAAAAAGTCTCCGAGGACCAGGTCATGGCCGCCCCGATTGTGGCTCATCCCCTGGGTTTGTTTGACTGCTGCGGGGTCAGCGACGGGTCGGCCTGCGCCATTGTCACGACCCCGGAAATCGCACAAAAGATGGGGAAAAAGGATTTTGTATCTGTCAAAGCCCTGCAGCTGGCCCTGAGCAGCGGCGAGGAAATCGGTTTTAACGACTGGGACGGGGATCATTTCATGACCACTGCAAAGTGCAGCACTGAGGCCTACAAGGAGGCCGGCATTGACAACCCCAGAGAGGAAATCAGCATGATGGAACTCCATGACTGCTTTTCCATCACAGAGCTGGTCACCTACGAGGATCTGCACATCTCCCAGCGCGGAAGGGCTGTCCACGACATCATGGACGGATTCTACGACCGCGGCGGCCAGGTGCCCTGCCAGATCGACGGGGGACTGAAATGCTTCGGCCATCCCATAGGTGCATCCGGGCTGCGGATGCTCTACGAGATGTATCTCCAGTTCCATGGACGGGCCGGGGAACGTCAGATCCAAAACCCGCAGCTGGGAATGACCCACAACCTGGGCGGTTTTCCGTTCCAGAACATCTGCAGCATCGCCATTGTGGGAAAATACAAGGGATAGGTGCAGAAGACGGAGGTTGGAATACAGAGGGCAGAGGGCGGAAGGCAGAAGACAGAGGACAGATATCAGGACGTCGGGACCGGGAAAATATCGGCCATGAATGTGAAGGTGTCAAACCCATCGCAGAAAAATGCCCGGCAGGCTTGAGGCCGCCGGCTGTAGACCGTGCACCTGCCTGAAGCCTCCAGGCACGGGCAGGCCAGAACCGTCCGTTTTTCACCAATCTGCAGGGGCATCCGGAATCCGGTTTCCGGGTGCCGGCCGCAGCAGACATACACCTTTTCCTCCATGTCGCAGGCTTCACAGGGATTTGTCATTGCCCGCCACAGCCGCCGGAAGCGTTTGTATCCACCCACATAAAAAGAAAAACAATCTTGTCATAAAACCCAGATTACGTTAGGATTGCAAAAAAACCTGACAACAAGGATGGCCTATGCTCAAGCACACACTGTCAAAACTTGAGGAGAAAATCAAGACTTCCGGAAACATCCCGGAAAACAAAAAACAGGAATACTACGAACTGCTCAGCCGCTTAAACGAAGAGATCACAGACCTGGCTGAAACCGACCTGCAGCGGGCCGAAAGCATCAAAAAATTCACCAAGGCCTCGGCCCACGAAGCCACCCGCGAAGAGCTGGACCCCAATCTGCTGGAGACCTCCATCCAGGGACTGCGCCAATCAGTCCGGGATTTTCGCACATCCCATCCCAGGCTTGTGGACACGGTAAACGATATCTGTATTTTTCTGTCCAAGCTCGGCATTTAAACAATGCCGTCTTTGAGGCTGTCATTTATTGCAATGCGAACAACCCTCAAAAAAAGGACGCAGTCATGTCAGCTTCCCCTTCACAATCAACCGAAACGATGATTGCCAAAGACGGCACCCCGTTGTTTATCCGGCACTTTCCGGCCGGCTCTGACCCGCGCGCATACATGGTCATCGTCCACGGTCTGTGCGAACATTCGGGCCGGTATGAACAAATGGCGAAATTTTTGAACGAAAGAGGCATCCGGGTTGTTGCCCATGACCAGCGGGGACACGGGCAAAGCGGCGGGTCGCGGGGTCATGTGAGGGACTTTGATCTCCTGACAGACGACCTGATGCAGGTGATCCAAAAATGCCGGCAGCAGATGGATGAAAATCTGCCCATGCTGATTCTGGGCCACAGCATGGGCGGCCTTGTGGTGCTGCGCTTTGCACAGCGTTTTGGCGACACTGTCAGCGGGGTGATCGCATCATCTCCCGCCCTGGCCCCGGCGATTTCCATTCCCCCGGTAAAAGCCGCCCTTGGCCGGCTTATGTCGCGCATCCGGCCGCAGCTCACCTTTGACAACCAGCTGACGCCCGAACATATCAGCCACGACGATTCGGTGGTCCAGGCCTATATCAGCGACCCTCTGGTCCTTGACCGGGTCAGCGCCCGTTTGTTTATGGAAATCACCAAAACAATGGAGCGGACAAATCAGGATGCGCCCCTGCTGAGCGTCCCCCTGCTGCTGCAGGCCGCAGGCGATGACCGCCTGGTGGATCCCGGCGCTTCCCGCAAATTTTTCGAACATATCGGAGCTTCGGACAAAACCCTGCATGTATATCCAGGCCTGTTTCATGAAATCTACAATGAAGAGCCGTCCCGGCGGCAGCAGGTTTTAACGGATCTTGAAGCCTGGCTTGAAAGCCATGTCCGTTGAGAGGCCTTCAATGATCCGGAGTATGCGGGACTGGCTTCACCGGAAATTTTCCGATCCCCAGGTGGTGATCCTCTGGGCAATGCTGCTGGGCGGATTTCTGCTGGTGATTCTGTTGGGCCGGATGCTGCAGCCGGTGTTTGTGGGCCTGATCATCGCCTACCTGCTCGAAGGCATCGTATCCCGGCTCGAAACCTGCCGCATTCCCAGGGCCATTGCCGTTACCCTGGCTTTTGCCCTTTTTATGATCTGTTTTCTTGCCCTGATCATTGGGCTGCTGCCCCTGCTTTCCAGGCAGATCGCTCAATTGATCCAGGAACTGCCCGCCCTGATCACAAACGGCCAACAACAGCTCATGCAGCTTCCGGAACGCTACCCTGAACTGGTCTCGGAAGATCAGATCAAACAGGTGATCAATTTTTTAAAAACCGAGCTCACGCGCCTGGGCCAGAGTGCGGTGGTTTTTTCAGTGGCCTCAGTGCGAAACCTGATCACCATTCTGGTCTATCTTGTGCTCGTTCCCCTGCTGGTCCTGTTTTTCCTCAAGGACAAGGACAGAATCATTTCCTGGTTTCAAAAGTTTCTGCCCAAAAACAAGGACCTGGCCACAGAAGTATGGCAGGAGGTCAACGATCAGGTGGCCAATTTTGTCCGGGGCAAAATCTGGGAAATCATTATCGTCTGGACGGTGAGCTATGCCACCTTTACCCTCCTGGAGCTCAATTTTGCCATGCTGGTGTCTTTGTTTATCGGCCTGTCCGTGCTGATCCCCTATATCGGGGCCACGGTGATGACCATCCCGGTGGTGCTGCTGGCCTTTTTCCAGTGGGGCATCAGCCCGGAATTTACCTACACCGTAATCGCATACGGCATCATCCAGCTCATTGACGGCAACATCCTGGTGCCGCTGCTGCTGTCCGGGGTGGTCAACCTCCATCCGGTGGCCATTATCGTGGCCATTCTGGTTTTCGGGGGATTGTGGGGCTTCTGGGGACTGTTTCTGGCCATCCCCCTGGCCACACTGGTCCATGCGGTCATCAAAACCTGGTTTTCAAAAAAATCGGAAAAAACCGGATAAATTCTTTACCAAGCAACACAGGAGGCTATCATGCGGGAAATTGACATACCCAGGGTCTACCTGGTGGCCAAAACCACCCTGGTATCTGAAGGGTTAAACGCGTATCTAAAAGATATCGGCAGCCCGGACTGGCAAACCGACGACAATGCCGCAGACGGGGAAAACCTGATCGAGGCTGCCGGCCGGATGTGCTATCGCTCCTGGCAGCCCTGGGACCCGGCCAAGCCCGAGGCCTCCAACCCAAATGTCGGCCGGGTGCGCCGGGGCAATGACCGGTATCTGGCCAACGTGCTCAAAAGCGGCCATGGATCCGTTCTGGAACACGTGAACGCCACATTTATCTGCAAAGACGTCTCGCGGGTATTTACCCATGAACTGGTCCGCCACCGCGCCGGCATGGCCTATTCCCAGGAAAGCCTCAGATACGTACGTTTGGATGATCTTCCGGTGTGGATCCCCGATTCTGCCAAATCCAAGCCGGAGGCAGAAAAAAAATTCCGGGAGGTGGTGGATTTTCTGGAAAACACCCAAAAGGAGCTGGCCGATATCTTCGGCATTGCCGACATGGACGATTTTACCTCCAAAAAAATGCTCACCTCCATGTTCCGCCGCCTTGCACCCATCGGCATCGGCACCACCATTATGGTTACCGGCAACCTGCGGGCCTGGCGCCACATCATTTCCATGCGAACGTCCGCGCATGCAGAAGAGGAAATCCGGCTGGTGGGCGATCAGATTGCCAGGATCTGCAAAAAGGAATTTCCCAACGTGTTCCAGGACATGTTTCAGGACGAGCAAACCGGGGCCTGGGGATTTGATCACACCAAGGTATAGCCGGATGTGCCGATGAAAACCATGAAAGCCATCCGGTTTAAAAACCGGCAGGTGATCACCGAAGAAGCCCCCCTGCCGGAAATCAGTGAAAACGAGGCCCTGGTGAAGGTTTCCATGGCCGGCATCTGCGGCACGGACACGGAAATATTTGAGGGCTATGCCCGATTTTCCGGAATTGCCGGCCACGAGATGGCCGGGGTGGTATGCCGGGCCCCGGGGCAACCGGGGCTGGAAGGCAAGGCAGTGACCGCGGATATCAACTGCGGCTGCGGCGTATGTCCATGGTGTACCGCCGGCGATCCCCGCCATTGCCAAAACCGGGAGGTCATTGGAATCCGGGGCAGAAACGGCGCCTTTGCCGAATACTGTGCCGTGCCCGCAAAAAACCTGCACGAGATCCCTCAGGGGCTGGGCACGGAGCAGGCCGTATTTGCCGAGCCACTGGCTGCGGCACTGGAAATCACCCAGCAGGTCCATGTTGTCAACACGGACAAAATCGCAATTCTGGGCGACGGCAAAATGGGCCTGCTTTCAGCAATGGCCCTTGTCCATGCAAGCCGGCGGGTCACGCTCATCGGCCGCCATGCCCGGAAACTCGCCATTGCAGAGTCCGCCGGCATTGCCACGGTGCAGACCGCCGCAGAAGAGCCGGCCCAGGCGCTCAGAAGCCGGATGGGGCTGTTTGATCTGGTGGTGGATGCCACGGGCGCTGCTGAAGGCATCCAAACCGCTCTTTGCCTGGTGCGGCCAGAAGGCACGGTTGTTGTGAAAACCACGTCCCGCAATCCTTCCCGGATTGACCTTTCCACGGTCGTGGTCGATGAAATCCGCATCCTGGGCTCAAGATGCGGAGACATTGCTCTGGCCCTGCGCTGTCTGGAGCGCGGCTGGGTTGATGTCAGCGCCCTGGTTGAAAAAATCTATCCGTTTTACCGGTTTGAACAGGCCTTTGCCCATGCCCGGCAAAAGGGCAGTCTCAAAATCCTGGTGGATTTTGAGAAAAAAACCGGCCAGGGCGGTTACTGAAACAATTTCTGCAGCCCCTTTTCAATGACTTTCCGGGTTCCCTCCTCGGTCAACTGCTTTTGCAGGCGCGCCCTGTCCAAAACAAAACGGGGTTTTCCCAAAGAGCCGCCCAGGGCAACGGGCATGCTGGTCCATCCCTGCTCATCAGAAAGCAATTGGCCCACAAGGCTGTCTGATGACAGGCGGCTGGAAAATCCCGGGGCCAGGGCCAGGTTCAGGTTCATGTCCAGGGCGCCGTTTAGGCCGATGGTGCCGGTGGGCTTCATTTTCACATCCTTTCCGGCAAAATCGGAAACCAGCCGGACTTTTCCGTCCTCAATTTCAAAATCGCCCTCAAATGATTTGAAATCAATGGATTTCAAATCCCCTGCGCCCAGGGTCCGGGCCAGGCCGCCGGCAAAATCATTGCCGGCAATCTTTCCCTCGGAAATCCGAACTTGCCCCTGCCCGCTTAAGGCATCGCGCATCTGCTCCCAGGCAGTGCCCTTTCCGGAAACATTGATCGCAGCCGATGTCCGCCCCAGCAGCGTTCCCGCAGCCTTTGGGTAAAGTCCGGACATCAGGGCGTCAGCGCTGATCTCCTGCACGGAAAAATCAGAATCATAGGAAAGCCCGGCAACACCCAGATCCACCCGGGCGTTTCCGGAAATCGCGCCTTCGGCCAGCCTCGCTTCCAGGGTTTCCACGGTAAGCACGTTTTTAATCAGGTTATAGCGAAGCTTCAGGTCAGTCATGGCAAGGCCTTTGTAAACCGCCTTATCCACATCGACCTGCCCGTTTACTGCAACCGGCAGATCAAACGGGCCCAGGGGGCCATCTTGGCCAGCAGGAGCCGGTTTTGAAGAATCAGACGAACCCGGCTCTGCCCTGCCCTCTTTTTCTTTTTGCCGGGGCTGGGGAGTTTGAAGCGCGGCCATGAGTTTGTCGATATTTAAATTGTCGGCATGGATGCGGTTTTCAATTTTCAAAGGCTTGGAAAAAAAATCCGTTACCGTCAGATCCACGGAAACCACATCATCGCCAAGGGTGATCTTAAGTCCCTGTGTATGGATTTTTTGAGATGAGAGATCAATGGTGCCCGAGACAACCGGCCGGAGTCCTTCAATGGCGGCCCGGGCCTGGTTTTCCAAATAAGGGGCAAAATCAGCGATATTAAAACCATCGAGTTTCACATTGGCCTGAATTTGAGCATCTGCGGCATTGACCGTGCCTTTGGCAGAAAACGGCGCCTGGCCGAGCCGGGCGTCCATTTCAAAGGGAAAGGACTGATCCGGGGAAATGTCTTTGGCAGAGGCGTTAAACCCGCTGATCTCATAGTCAAACCCATCTGTTCCAGCCCCGTGGTCGGTAAAAAACACTGTGCCGTCTTTGACCTGAAGCCGGCTGACCAGCAGATTGATACCATTGCCCTGTTTGCCTTCGGATGCCGGAGCCGCGGATTTTTCTTTTGGCTCAGCCGAAGGCGGCCCTGTGAGCAGATCGCTGAAATTAAACGTGCCGTCTTTATTCCGGACAACGCGGATCTGCGGTTTTTCCAGACGGATTTCATCGACCACCACCTGTTTTTTCAGCAAGGGCCACAATTGATAGCGAAGCACCATTTCATCTGCGGCCACAAAGTCCTGATCGGCATTTTGCATGCCAACGCGCACATCCCGGATCACCACCCCGGAAAACAGGCTGATATCAATGTCGCCAATGGCCACGCTCCGGTTGAGGTTTTTTTCGGCAATGGGGATCACCGTTTGTCTTACCCGCTCCGGGGTGATCAGAAATTTGGCCGCCACCACCAGCACAATGATCACTACAACCAAAATCCCCACAGCAATACCCAAAATTTTTCCCGCCTTTTTCATTGTTCCACCCCTTATGGTTATTTGCGCGCTGCATTTCACCGCCGGCCGCAATCAGCCGTCACCTTTTCCGATCATACGGATTGTCTTCTATTATCAGATCTTTTTTAATTCTTGTCAAACACCGCAGGGAGACGTGACAACGACGGCATCGGCACAACCAGGGCATAATCAGCTTGTGACGGTTTTCGCACGTGGCGGGTCGTGTGTGGTTTGTTTGCCTGCGGCGTGCTTTCGGCAATTGGCCGAAACCGCGCCAATGCAGTCAAACAAACCACCCCCGCCCCGCCACATGGCCAACTCTCTGGAAACAAGCGGAGACAATTGTTTTTTACCAAGAGTTCCTTTGAATTTAAATGCCGATCTAGAGTTAACCAGCCTGGAAGGGTGTTTCCAACGTGTTTTACAGGCTTATCGAACTTGGGAATGGTTTCCAAGGAAGCCCGGAGGGCGGGGCTGGTTTTTGAAACGACATTGAGGATTTTTGCGAAAAGATTCAGCCAATGCCGGAGCCGGAAAATTTCAAACTGTCTGAGGCCGACAGGCCGAGTTTGTAAATTTCGGGCGAAGGCATTGGATGAATCCGCAAAAAGGCTCAGGAGAAAAAAAACCGGCCCCGGCCGCAGGGCTTTCTTCCTCCAGGCCGCCGCCTTCATTGCAGGAAACGTGACAATGACGGCATCAGCATAACCAGCTTGTGCCGGTTTTCGCATGTGTTTTACAACGTTATCGAATTTGGATATGGCCCCAAGGAAGTCCGAAGGGCGGGGGCGGGTTTCGGATTCTGGTTGCCAATCCGTGCCATGGAAGATAACATTACAGAATATACGGCAACAATTTATCTTTATCCGGGAGGGGCACATGAACCGAGACGAGATGGTTTCACGAATCAAAAACACCGTGGAACCCTGGGATTTTGTGATTATCGGCGGCGGGGCAACCGGTCTTGGATGCGCTATTGAAGCCGCATCCAGGGGATATCAAACCCTTTTGCTGGAACGCGACGATTTCTCCAAGGGCACTTCCAGCCGCAGCACCAAGCTCATCCACGGGGGTGTGCGCTACCTGCAGCAGGGAAATGTTTCCCTGGTGCTCGAAGCCCTCAGAGAACGCGGCCGCCTGCGCAGAAACGCCCCGCACCTGGTGCACAACCTGCCGTTTGTGGTGCCCAGCTACGACTGGTGGGAAGGCCCGTTTTACGGCATCGGCCTGAAACTCTACGATATGCTCGCCGGCAAGCACGGCTTTGGCCATTCCCGGTTTCTTTCCCGGGAGACCACCCGCCAATACCTGCCCACGGTTGAAACCGAAGGCCTGCGCGGCGGGGTGATTTATTACGACGGCCAGTTTGACGACTCGCGCCTGGCCATCAACATGGCCCAGACCGCGGCAGACCAGTCCGCCACCCTTGTCAACTACATGAAAGTCACCGGCCTGATCCGGGAAAACCAGATGACCGCCGGGGTGAGGGCAAAAGACATTGAAACCGGCGCAGAATACGAAATCCGGGCCAAAAGCGTTATCAATGCAACAGGGGTATTCACCGACCAGGTACTGCGCATGGACGACCCCGGGTCAAGGCAGATCATTGTTCCCAGCCAGGGCGTGCACCTGGTGTTAGACGCCTCATTTCTTCCCGGAGACAAAGCCATCATGG
Proteins encoded:
- a CDS encoding AI-2E family transporter, giving the protein MIRSMRDWLHRKFSDPQVVILWAMLLGGFLLVILLGRMLQPVFVGLIIAYLLEGIVSRLETCRIPRAIAVTLAFALFMICFLALIIGLLPLLSRQIAQLIQELPALITNGQQQLMQLPERYPELVSEDQIKQVINFLKTELTRLGQSAVVFSVASVRNLITILVYLVLVPLLVLFFLKDKDRIISWFQKFLPKNKDLATEVWQEVNDQVANFVRGKIWEIIIVWTVSYATFTLLELNFAMLVSLFIGLSVLIPYIGATVMTIPVVLLAFFQWGISPEFTYTVIAYGIIQLIDGNILVPLLLSGVVNLHPVAIIVAILVFGGLWGFWGLFLAIPLATLVHAVIKTWFSKKSEKTG
- a CDS encoding SDR family NAD(P)-dependent oxidoreductase; protein product: MIGITSYGAYIPRLRLSRSAIYQAMGWFAPAIVMVAQGERSMCNWDEDALTMSVEASRNALQKADKETVDGIYLASTSFPFADRQNAGIVSTALNLREDITSADFTAAQKAGTTALATALDAAAGKTDKTLLITAADCRQTKPGGFYEMWYGDGAASFVVGSKNVIAQYQGSYCVSCDFVDHYRGAQNRFDYTWEERWVRDEGYSKIIPQAVNGLLEKLNLGIDEIDRLVYPCYFKAEHKKIARKLGADPEKVMDNMHEVCGDTGSAHALLMLAAALDAAEPGENIVVAGFGQGSDALCFTVTEEIARFKQTPRVQSVLDNRESVDNYPKWLVFRDLLEPEMGIRAEAPTQTAMTTLWRKRKMILGLVGGKCSNCETPQFPKTEVCVNPGCTARHTQQDYEFAGQPARVKTFTGDMLAVSYDPPHIYGMIQFDNGGRFMADFTDCKLSEVKVGLPMQMVFRKRTQDKERGFVNYFWKARPVAGAVEEMAKIRFDGQVAVITGAGGGLGRAYALELASRGASVVVNDLGGARDGTGRGSAAPAQQVVDEITAAGGRAVANYDNVATAESGQNIIDCALKHYGRVDIVINNAGILRDKSFTKMEPENWNAVLAVHLNGAFNVSRPAFEVMRTQGYGRVIMTTSAAGLYGNFGQANYSAAKMALVGMMNTLKLEGAKYDICVNTIAPLAASRLTEDIMPREMLDRMKPELVTPMVVYLASDQCRESGRIYNAGMGYFNRAAILTGKGARLGSGENPPTPEEVAENFEQIMDMTGAEPIDDANAALFALMSPQEAKTAP
- a CDS encoding MDR/zinc-dependent alcohol dehydrogenase-like family protein, whose amino-acid sequence is MKTMKAIRFKNRQVITEEAPLPEISENEALVKVSMAGICGTDTEIFEGYARFSGIAGHEMAGVVCRAPGQPGLEGKAVTADINCGCGVCPWCTAGDPRHCQNREVIGIRGRNGAFAEYCAVPAKNLHEIPQGLGTEQAVFAEPLAAALEITQQVHVVNTDKIAILGDGKMGLLSAMALVHASRRVTLIGRHARKLAIAESAGIATVQTAAEEPAQALRSRMGLFDLVVDATGAAEGIQTALCLVRPEGTVVVKTTSRNPSRIDLSTVVVDEIRILGSRCGDIALALRCLERGWVDVSALVEKIYPFYRFEQAFAHARQKGSLKILVDFEKKTGQGGY
- a CDS encoding alpha/beta hydrolase; the encoded protein is MSASPSQSTETMIAKDGTPLFIRHFPAGSDPRAYMVIVHGLCEHSGRYEQMAKFLNERGIRVVAHDQRGHGQSGGSRGHVRDFDLLTDDLMQVIQKCRQQMDENLPMLILGHSMGGLVVLRFAQRFGDTVSGVIASSPALAPAISIPPVKAALGRLMSRIRPQLTFDNQLTPEHISHDDSVVQAYISDPLVLDRVSARLFMEITKTMERTNQDAPLLSVPLLLQAAGDDRLVDPGASRKFFEHIGASDKTLHVYPGLFHEIYNEEPSRRQQVLTDLEAWLESHVR
- the thyX gene encoding FAD-dependent thymidylate synthase, encoding MREIDIPRVYLVAKTTLVSEGLNAYLKDIGSPDWQTDDNAADGENLIEAAGRMCYRSWQPWDPAKPEASNPNVGRVRRGNDRYLANVLKSGHGSVLEHVNATFICKDVSRVFTHELVRHRAGMAYSQESLRYVRLDDLPVWIPDSAKSKPEAEKKFREVVDFLENTQKELADIFGIADMDDFTSKKMLTSMFRRLAPIGIGTTIMVTGNLRAWRHIISMRTSAHAEEEIRLVGDQIARICKKEFPNVFQDMFQDEQTGAWGFDHTKV
- a CDS encoding acetyl-CoA acetyltransferase, with protein sequence MATGIRDKVAIIGMGCTRFGERWDVGAEELMLEAFEEGLTDAGIAPADIQAAWFGTCMDEVNVGKTAMPLATTLRLPMIPVTRVENYCATGTEAFRGACYAVASGAYDICLALGVEKLKDTGYGGLPAGGSNTGSLMWQWWPNLTAPGSFAQLASAYAAKYRIPDADLKRAMAHVSAKSHENGALNPKAHLQKKVSEDQVMAAPIVAHPLGLFDCCGVSDGSACAIVTTPEIAQKMGKKDFVSVKALQLALSSGEEIGFNDWDGDHFMTTAKCSTEAYKEAGIDNPREEISMMELHDCFSITELVTYEDLHISQRGRAVHDIMDGFYDRGGQVPCQIDGGLKCFGHPIGASGLRMLYEMYLQFHGRAGERQIQNPQLGMTHNLGGFPFQNICSIAIVGKYKG
- a CDS encoding DUF4404 family protein, which translates into the protein MLKHTLSKLEEKIKTSGNIPENKKQEYYELLSRLNEEITDLAETDLQRAESIKKFTKASAHEATREELDPNLLETSIQGLRQSVRDFRTSHPRLVDTVNDICIFLSKLGI